A genomic segment from Polyangium mundeleinium encodes:
- a CDS encoding response regulator, whose product MDTQERPRRLVLLVDDDIRSARIFVRMLREDGFDVEVAHDGAHAIGRLSRAPMPDVLVTDLQMPHADGIAVAKYARSENPALPIFMVTGYPEIVAARAKAFDPEPRIFTKPLDYPTFARELDRSGT is encoded by the coding sequence GTGGACACGCAAGAACGGCCGCGGCGACTGGTCCTTCTGGTGGACGACGACATCCGCTCGGCGCGTATCTTCGTGCGGATGCTCCGCGAAGACGGCTTCGACGTCGAGGTCGCGCACGACGGCGCCCACGCCATCGGCAGGCTCTCGCGCGCCCCCATGCCCGACGTCCTCGTGACCGACCTGCAAATGCCGCACGCCGACGGCATCGCCGTCGCGAAGTACGCGCGCTCCGAAAACCCCGCGCTGCCGATCTTCATGGTGACGGGGTATCCGGAGATCGTCGCGGCGCGCGCCAAGGCATTTGATCCCGAGCCGCGAATCTTCACGAAGCCGCTCGATTATCCGACCTTCGCGAGGGAGCTCGATCGGTCGGGCACGTGA